In Labrys monachus, the genomic stretch CGCCGCCGCGAGGGAGAGAGCAGCGGCGAGGAAGGCAACGGCGAGGCTCGTCGCCAGCGCTTGCGGCACGCGGGCATCGAGGCGGCCCAGCAGGCCGCGGCCGGCCGCGGCCACGGCGGCCAGCGGCGGCAGCACGAGCAGGGCGGCCGCGCCGAGCACGGCGCCGTCCTGCAGGCGCAGCCAGAGGCCCTGCCGGTCGGGCCGCTCGATGCGGCGGCCGATGGCGCCCCCCTCGCGGGCCGTCGCGAGCAGGGGCGCCGCCAGGCCGACCAGGATGGCCATGGCGCCGATCTGCATCAGCGCCAGCAGGGCCGCACGCCCGAAATCCGCATCGGAATGGATGGCCTGGTAGATCGCCACCTCGAAGGTCGCGCTGCCCGGCCCGCCGCCCAGCGTCAGCGGAATGGTGAAGCTCGTCGCGCAGGCGATGAAGACGAGCAGCGCCAGGGCCGGCATGTCACGCCGCATGACCGGCCAGTCGATCAGGCGAAACACCGCCCCGGACGGCATGCCGAGCGCGGACGCCAGCCGCCAATGCTCGCCGGGCACGGCCTCCAGCGCCGCGAGCAGCACACGCGCCGCAAAGGCTCCGTTGAAGAAGACATGGACGAGCAGGATGCCGGTGAGGCCGTAGATCGGGATGCCCGGCAGGCCGACCGCCTCCAGGAGGCGGTTGGCCGCGCCGGCGCGGCCGAGGATGCCGGCGAAGGCGAACACGGCCACGATGGCCGGCAGCGCCGTCGCCACCCCGAACAAGGCGAGCAGGACGCGCTGCCCGCGGAAACGCCGCCGCGCCAGCGCCAGCGCCACCAGCCCCCCGAACAGCAGCGACAGCACGGTGGAAAGCGCGGCCTGGTAGAGCGTAAAGCCGGCGATCGACAGGAGATAGGCGCCATTGCCCTGCCACGGCCCGGCACCGGCGGCGAAGAACAGGCTCGCCAGCGCCGCGAGGACGATGGCGGCCAGCGCCGCGAGGAGGGCAAGGCCGGCCGTCATCGCCGAGCGCAACGCCCGGCCCGGGCGCGCCCGCTCATTTCGCCATCGCCGCCAGCCACTCGTCGATCCAGGCCTTGCGGTTGGCGGCGAGTTCCGCCGGATTCGACATCAGCGCCTTGGCGGGGACCGCGACGGCCTTGAAGCTGGCCGGCAGGCCGGCCGGCGGCGTGCGGGCGGGATACATCCAGTTGGTCTCGGGAAGAATGGCCTGCCCGTCATTCGAGAGGAGGAAGGCGAGGAAGCGGCGGCCGAGGTCCTGCTGTTTCGAGCTCGCCACCAGCCCGGCGACCTCGACCTGCGTGGCATGGCCCTCGCTGAACATCGCGGCGTGATAGTTCGTCTTCTTCTCGACGCCGATATGGTAGGCCGGCGAGGTCGAATAGGAGAGCACCATGTCGGCCTCGCCCTTGAGGAACAGGCCATAGGCTTCCGACCAGCCGCTCGTCACCGTGACGATGCGGGGCTTGAGCTGCCGCCAGGCGTCGCCCGCCTTGTCGCCATAGACCGCCTTCATCCAGGCCAGCAGGCCGAGCCCCGGCGTCGAGGTGCGCGG encodes the following:
- the thiB gene encoding thiamine ABC transporter substrate binding subunit, producing MLRTRLLGTLLAALAFSPLATAAPAQEKPALTVYTYESFSGEDGPGQPLKAAFEATCGCTLNYVTAEDGGALFAKLRLEGAATKADVVVGLDDNLMGEAEKSGLFAPHGLPTEGLSLPEPWTDTMFVPFDWGYFAFVYDADKLKNPPASLKDLVENKDGPKVVIEDPRTSTPGLGLLAWMKAVYGDKAGDAWRQLKPRIVTVTSGWSEAYGLFLKGEADMVLSYSTSPAYHIGVEKKTNYHAAMFSEGHATQVEVAGLVASSKQQDLGRRFLAFLLSNDGQAILPETNWMYPARTPPAGLPASFKAVAVPAKALMSNPAELAANRKAWIDEWLAAMAK
- a CDS encoding ABC transporter permease subunit, yielding MTAGLALLAALAAIVLAALASLFFAAGAGPWQGNGAYLLSIAGFTLYQAALSTVLSLLFGGLVALALARRRFRGQRVLLALFGVATALPAIVAVFAFAGILGRAGAANRLLEAVGLPGIPIYGLTGILLVHVFFNGAFAARVLLAALEAVPGEHWRLASALGMPSGAVFRLIDWPVMRRDMPALALLVFIACATSFTIPLTLGGGPGSATFEVAIYQAIHSDADFGRAALLALMQIGAMAILVGLAAPLLATAREGGAIGRRIERPDRQGLWLRLQDGAVLGAAALLVLPPLAAVAAAGRGLLGRLDARVPQALATSLAVAFLAAALSLAAALVLSRARGALAAAGSRGTARLVGIAPLLTLATPPLALAAGLYVIARWLGLAGLVAMPALILVNAMMALPFVHRLVDPPMALAQARYGRLADSLGMAGLTRLRLIEWPLLGPSAAAAFAFAMALSLGDLGVVALFGSEGLVTLPSLLYAKLGSYRIAEADGIAALLAGLVLILFLAADLLGRRHARDR